The Hyphomicrobiales bacterium genome contains the following window.
GCTGAAGGCCTCGTTCGTTCCACTCGTCTACCTGTGGCCGCTCGCCTGCATCGCCGCTGCCGCCGTTCACGTGCACCTGCGCATGACGCCGCGCGCGCCGAGCAGCTGGCGAAAGGCCTGGGACGACCGGATCTGGCGGTCCGGCGACTGGTTGGCGAGCCGGCTTCGACCGGTGCGTGGTCGGCACGTCGGCCAACGCGGGGGAGCCTGACACCATGGGGCTTCTCGGGCGCTACATCGCTGGCAAGTTCATTGTCGCCATCACCGGGGCCTTCGTCGTCTGTCTGGTGTTGATCTACCTCGTCGACTTCATCGAAATCCTGCGCCAGTCCGGCAAGTATGGCGGCGCGGGCCTCGGGCTGATGGCCTACATCACCTTGTTGCGCATGCCCGCCTACGGCGAGCTGACGCTCCCGTTCGCGACGCTGGTCGGCACCATCGGCGCCTTCCTCATGATGAACCGCTCATCGGAGCTGGTCGTGGTGCGGGCCGCGGGCATCTCGGTCTGGCAGTTCGCGCTCCCGGGCATCATCGTTGCCGGCGCCATCGGGGTTGCAACCGTCGGGCTCTACAATCCACTCGCCGCGGTGGCGCGGGCCCACGCCGAGGAACTGCGCGCCGAGGCCTTCGGGCGTGAGCAGTCACTCCTGCGCACGAAGGCCGGAGCCTGGCTCCGCCAGGACAGCATCGACGGCCAGACCGTCCTCAGCGCCAAGACCACGGCCCGCAACGGTCTGCTGCTCGGCGCCGTCACCGTGCTCCAGTACGATCGTGAGCATCACTTCGTCGAACGGGTCGATGCCGCGACCGCCGAACTGCGCGACGGCTTCTGGGAACTCGAGAAGGCCTGGGTGTCGAGCCCCGGCGAGGAAGCGGCCTTCTTTGCGACCTACCAGATCGCCACGTACCTCACGCCGGAGCAGGTCACGAACGCCATCGGATCGATCGTTTCGGTGTCCGTCTACGACTTGCCACGGCGGATCGAGTTGGCGCGCCGGGCCGGGCTGCCGACCATCAAGTACGAACTGCAGATGAGCCAGCTGCTGGCCCGCCCGGCGATGCTCGCGGCCATGGTTCTTTTGGGGGCGACTGTGTCCTTGCGGGCATTCCGGTTCGGCGGCATCCAAACTATGGTCGTCGTGGGGATCGTGACGGGGTTCGGGTTTTTCATACTTGCAGAGATGTCTCGGCAGGTCGGTTTGTCCGGCCTCGTGCCTCCCCAACTGGCGACTTGGGTGCCCATCGTGGTGGCGACATCACTCGCGGCCACCGCTTTGCTACACCAGGAGGACGGCTAGTGCCGTTGCATGATCGGGCAGCGCTTCGGCGGGATCGGACGGGTTCGCCCCGGACCGCGTCCGCCATGCGTTCCTCGACCGCCGGGCACTCGGTGCCCCAGCGGCTCCTGGCGTTCGCCCGCCTCCTCGTCTGGCTCGCCGCCGGCCTTCTTCTCGCGCCCGCGATTCCCCAAATTTCGACCGCGAATCCGGCACTTGCGCAGACGAGCCTGTTGCCATCTGGGCCCGAGCTCGATCCCAAGAACCCGATGCTGCTGCAGGCGGACGAGCTGATCTACGACAACCAGAGCGAGCGCGTGGTCGCCCGCGGCAATGTCGAAATCTACTT
Protein-coding sequences here:
- the lptG gene encoding LPS export ABC transporter permease LptG, whose translation is MGLLGRYIAGKFIVAITGAFVVCLVLIYLVDFIEILRQSGKYGGAGLGLMAYITLLRMPAYGELTLPFATLVGTIGAFLMMNRSSELVVVRAAGISVWQFALPGIIVAGAIGVATVGLYNPLAAVARAHAEELRAEAFGREQSLLRTKAGAWLRQDSIDGQTVLSAKTTARNGLLLGAVTVLQYDREHHFVERVDAATAELRDGFWELEKAWVSSPGEEAAFFATYQIATYLTPEQVTNAIGSIVSVSVYDLPRRIELARRAGLPTIKYELQMSQLLARPAMLAAMVLLGATVSLRAFRFGGIQTMVVVGIVTGFGFFILAEMSRQVGLSGLVPPQLATWVPIVVATSLAATALLHQEDG